TACTACAGTTTTATCCCCCAACTCTTTTGCTTTTCTTATCAAAGAAAGATGCGCTTCATGTAAAAAGCCCATAGTAGGGACAAAAGAAATTTTATACCCTTCTTTTTTCCAAATCTTACTAATTTTTTTCATTTTGGTAATTTCTTTTACAACTTCCATTTTTTATATTTCAAGTTGTTTATAAGGCTTTAAAAGATTTTCCAAATTTTCTATAAAAAGCTTTTTAAAATCTTCTTCTTCTGGGATATTACCGCTTTCATCACTTTCTATTTTTTCTTTCAGAGCACCTCTAACCCATTTTTTAATAACCAATTTTTTAGATCCCTGATAATTTTCTAAAAGATAAAAATTAATATAGGTATCTTCATTCAATTTTAAATATAACTCACCCTCAAAAATTTCAAAAGGTTTTATTTTTGTAGGATAGACAAATTTTTTAAGGATATCAAAAAACTTTTTTTGAGAATTTAAAATAAAAACTTTTTGCCCATTTTTAACATATTTCAAAAGTTCTAATAAATCTTTGTCATTTAAAGCTATACAACCTTTAGTCCAATGGTAATTCTTATAAAGTTTACCATCTCTTTTTTCCCACTTAAAGGCTCCTCCTCCATGAATACCAATTTTTCCTCCAAGTAAACTATCTTCCACAATTTCTTTATTTTCAAGCATATTTATCCATTTTATAAATTTTTCTTTTTCTATTATTCCCTTATAGTAAGCTAAAGCCAAATCATTAAGGTTGGGATAGTTAAGTTCAAGAAAATATTTGTATTCTGAAGGTTTTATGTTAATTATTTTGAAAACCCCTTCCGGAGTCAAAAAATCTCCCCTTTTTTCTTTAGGAAGCACGCTTTCTAAACCAAAGCCTATTTCATATTTTGCTATTATTTTTTCTTTTTCTCTAATTTCCAAAAATTTTTTGCTTTTATCAATAAAGATAATAGTTTCTGCTTTTAAATAGGAAAATGAAAAAATTATTAAGTAAAAAGAAAAAATGGCTAAAAATTTTTTCATTTTTAATCTTGACTTTAAGGATTTTTATAAATATTATTAAAATTTAATGGAGATAATTACAATTACAATAAAATCGAGTAAAAAGGAAGAATTGATAGATATTACTCAAGAAATTGAAAAGGTATTACCTTCTAAGGATGGAATTTGTATTGTATATGTTCCTCATACTACAGCAGGAATAATTGTAAATGAAGGAGCTGATCCTTCGGTAAAGGAGGATATTTTAAATATTTTTGATAAAATGGCTCCTCAAAATTTTAGCTATAAACATCTTGAAGGAAATTCTCCTGGGCATGTAAAATCAAGTCTTACAGGACCTTCTTTAATTTTAATTGTAGAAAAGGGAAAACTTATTCTTGGTACCTGGCAGAGGGTATTTTTTGCAGAATATGACGGTCCGAGAACAAGAAAAGTATATATAAAATTCATAGAGGGATGAGACCTATGAAACTAAAATTTTTAATCCCTTTTGTAATTTTAGTTTTAATTTTATTTTCTTGTAGAGCTCAAAAAGAATATTATTCAGAAAAAGCTGCTTCTCACAAGGAAATTGCCAAAGTTTACATTAAGGAAAATCGCTATACTGAAGCCCTAAATGAGCTTGAATTAGCTAAGAGTGCTGACAAATGTGATCCAGAGATATATAATCTTCTTGGACTTGTTTATATGGGAAAAAATGAATATTTAAAGGCTGAAGAGAATTTAAAGGAGGCTATTAGATTAGATCCTAATTTTTCTGAAGCTTATAATAATTTAGGTTCTCTTCAAATGTTACAAGGGAAATATAAAGAAGCAATAGAGTATTTTAATAAAGCTTTAGAAAACCCATATTATGTAAATTCTTTTATTGCTCGTACTAATCTTGGTTGGGCTTATTATCAACTTAAAGACAAGGATAAAGCTATATCTACTCTTCTTTCCGCTTTTAGAGAAAATCCTCGTTATCCTAAAACTTTGATTTATTTAGGATTAATATATTTAAATGAGGGAGATCTTAATTCAGCAGAATTTTATTTTCAACAAGCTTTAAAATTGGACAAAACCTCTGGGGAAGCAAGATATTATCTTGGAGAAATTTATTTTAAGAAAGGAGATAAAACCAAAGCAGAAGAATTATGGCAATCTATAATTTATTTAAGCCCTGACAGTGAATGGGCAAATAAAGCAACACAGAGGCTCTTTTTATTAAAAAGGACCTCTTAATTCTTAAAAGAAAGCACCTTCTTTTTTAATTCCTCCCCCTTTTCTTTTAAAACTTCTAAACGGTTTAAAGCTTTAAGAAAGGCTTTCAGACTTGCAATTACTATATCTCCGTCTTTTCCAAGACCTGCAGTTCTTAATCCTTTTTCATCTTCAATAATTAAACCACAAACACCCTCTGCTGATGTTCCTCCACTAAGCGCGCTTATATGGAAATCTATTAGATTTAAAAATTCTTTTCCTTCTTTTTTATCAAAAGAATAACCTAAGGCTTCTGCCACTGCTTTATAAGCTGCATCAATAGGACCGACTCCAAGTCCAATAGAGACTTTTTTTCCTTCTCTTTTGTCCTCTATCTCTACTTGAGCAATAGGTTTTAGAGAGCTACTATAAACACTTATAACTTGTGAAGAAACAAGATGGTATCTATATTCTTTTTCCCAGAATAGATCTATTAGAATGCCTTCTAAATATTCATCATCTATTTTTTTAAGTATATCCTTTAATTCTGTACGGAATTTCTCAAAAATTTGACTTAACACTTCGTCATCAAATTGCCAGCCCTTACTTCTCAATTTAAATCCTATAGCATGTCTTCCAGAGTGTTTCCCAAGAACTATTGCTGAACCTGTCCATCCTACATCTTCTGGATTAATAATCTCATACGTTGATCTTTCGCAAATTATTCCATGTTGATGAATACCAGATTCATGAGCAAAGGCATTTGTTCCAACAATAGCTTTATTAGGTTGAACAAACATCCCGGTATATTTAGAAACAAGCTGACTTGTAGGAACAATTTTTTTTGTATTTATATTAATTTGAAGAGGATATCCCAATTCTTTTTCAAAAAAATCCTTTCTTGTTTTAAGAGTCATAATAATTTCTTCTAAAGCTGCATTCCCTGCTCTTTCCCCAATTCCATTTATGGTTCCTTCCACTTGAGTCGCTCCAGCTAAAATAGCTGAAAGTGAATTAGCCACTGCTAAACCAAGATCATTATGACAATGAACTGAAATTCTTAAGCTACCATTTTTAAGTTCCTCTTCATAACCTGCCAAAATAAGTTTTTCTATTAAAAATTTGATAAGATTATAGTATTCGTGAGGAACTGTATATCCAACTGTATCAGGAATATTGATAGTTTTTGCTCCTACTTTAACTACTTCTAAAACCACCTTAGCTAAATATTCCCAATCACTGCGAGTAGCATCTTCTGCTGAAAATTCTACATCTGGACAAAAAGAAAGTGCATATTTAACTGCCTCTTTTGCTATTTCTAAAACTTCTTCCCTGCTTTTTTTGAGTTTATATTTTAGATGAATATCTGAAGTAGCAATAAAAGTATGTATTCTTGGAAATTCAGCTTCTTTTAAAGCCTCCCAAGCAACTTCTATATCTTTTTTATTTGCTCTTGCAAGTGCAGCAATAGTTACCCCTTTAATTTCTTTGGCAAGAGTTTTTACTGCCTCAAAATCTCCGGGTGAGGTGATAGGAAACCCTCCTTCAATAACATCTATGCCAAGTTCTGCAAGAGCTCTTCCTATTTCTATTTTTTGCTTTAAGTTTAAAGAAACACCAGGAGATTGCTCTCCATCTCTTAAAGTAGTATCAAAAAAGATTATTCTTGGATTCAAAAAGTTCCTCCTTTATTTATTATTTTTTTTAATTTTAACCTATTTTAAAACTTTTCCAATTAGAAGTAAAGACTTGCAAAAATTGAAATTTGATATTTATTGAATTTAATAATCAAAATAAAAAAGGGGGGTTAAGTAATGATTATTATTATGGAAGCTCATATTACCAAAGAAAGTCCCGAATTTCAATCTTTAATGACTTATTTGGAACGATTTCCCCATTTACAGGTAAAAGTTATGGAACATAAAGGGGTTACCCGAAATCTTCTCGAAATTCATCTTATAGGGGAAGACTATATGATTTCCCAAGAAGAAATAGAAAGTTTACCTGGTGTTGAAAAAGCTATAAGAGTCACAGCTAAATATAGGTTAATTGGAAGACATGGTTTACTAAGTGATTTGGGATTTGAGTATAAGGGAATCCAATTTAATCAAGATTCTTTTCATATCTTTGCTGGTCTTTGTGCAGTTGATACTTATGAGAATGCAGAAAAAGTTTTTAAAGCCTTAAAAGAAAATAATGTGTGCTGTGCTCGTATGGGAGCTTATAAACCAAGAACTTCTCCTTATGATTTCCAAGGACATGGTAAGGATTGCCTTCCTTGGCTTTTTGATTTAGCAGGAAAATATGGAATTAAAATAATTGTAATGGAGGTTCTTTCTCCTCATCATATAGATGAAATAAGAGAAGCTCTTGAATTAACCGGAAATCCTTGCGGAATAATTTTGCAAATAGGAACAAGAAACGCCCAGAATTTTGAATTATTAAAAGCAGTAGGTAAACAGAAAGAATTT
The window above is part of the Thermodesulfobacterium geofontis OPF15 genome. Proteins encoded here:
- a CDS encoding L,D-transpeptidase family protein codes for the protein MKKFLAIFSFYLIIFSFSYLKAETIIFIDKSKKFLEIREKEKIIAKYEIGFGLESVLPKEKRGDFLTPEGVFKIINIKPSEYKYFLELNYPNLNDLALAYYKGIIEKEKFIKWINMLENKEIVEDSLLGGKIGIHGGGAFKWEKRDGKLYKNYHWTKGCIALNDKDLLELLKYVKNGQKVFILNSQKKFFDILKKFVYPTKIKPFEIFEGELYLKLNEDTYINFYLLENYQGSKKLVIKKWVRGALKEKIESDESGNIPEEEDFKKLFIENLENLLKPYKQLEI
- a CDS encoding tetratricopeptide repeat protein — translated: MKLKFLIPFVILVLILFSCRAQKEYYSEKAASHKEIAKVYIKENRYTEALNELELAKSADKCDPEIYNLLGLVYMGKNEYLKAEENLKEAIRLDPNFSEAYNNLGSLQMLQGKYKEAIEYFNKALENPYYVNSFIARTNLGWAYYQLKDKDKAISTLLSAFRENPRYPKTLIYLGLIYLNEGDLNSAEFYFQQALKLDKTSGEARYYLGEIYFKKGDKTKAEELWQSIIYLSPDSEWANKATQRLFLLKRTS
- a CDS encoding 2-isopropylmalate synthase, which gives rise to MNPRIIFFDTTLRDGEQSPGVSLNLKQKIEIGRALAELGIDVIEGGFPITSPGDFEAVKTLAKEIKGVTIAALARANKKDIEVAWEALKEAEFPRIHTFIATSDIHLKYKLKKSREEVLEIAKEAVKYALSFCPDVEFSAEDATRSDWEYLAKVVLEVVKVGAKTINIPDTVGYTVPHEYYNLIKFLIEKLILAGYEEELKNGSLRISVHCHNDLGLAVANSLSAILAGATQVEGTINGIGERAGNAALEEIIMTLKTRKDFFEKELGYPLQININTKKIVPTSQLVSKYTGMFVQPNKAIVGTNAFAHESGIHQHGIICERSTYEIINPEDVGWTGSAIVLGKHSGRHAIGFKLRSKGWQFDDEVLSQIFEKFRTELKDILKKIDDEYLEGILIDLFWEKEYRYHLVSSQVISVYSSSLKPIAQVEIEDKREGKKVSIGLGVGPIDAAYKAVAEALGYSFDKKEGKEFLNLIDFHISALSGGTSAEGVCGLIIEDEKGLRTAGLGKDGDIVIASLKAFLKALNRLEVLKEKGEELKKKVLSFKN
- a CDS encoding secondary thiamine-phosphate synthase enzyme YjbQ yields the protein MEIITITIKSSKKEELIDITQEIEKVLPSKDGICIVYVPHTTAGIIVNEGADPSVKEDILNIFDKMAPQNFSYKHLEGNSPGHVKSSLTGPSLILIVEKGKLILGTWQRVFFAEYDGPRTRKVYIKFIEG
- a CDS encoding 3-deoxy-7-phosphoheptulonate synthase, translating into MIIIMEAHITKESPEFQSLMTYLERFPHLQVKVMEHKGVTRNLLEIHLIGEDYMISQEEIESLPGVEKAIRVTAKYRLIGRHGLLSDLGFEYKGIQFNQDSFHIFAGLCAVDTYENAEKVFKALKENNVCCARMGAYKPRTSPYDFQGHGKDCLPWLFDLAGKYGIKIIVMEVLSPHHIDEIREALELTGNPCGIILQIGTRNAQNFELLKAVGKQKEFPILYKRGYGLALEESLMAAEYIASEGNTKIIFCLRGVRTHLGDPHRNLTDFAHVPVVKRLTRLPVCIDPSHPIGTRIKSSDGIRDIYHVTAQGVIAGANAILVEFHPEPDKALCDGPQAIPLSELPIYLDYVYKVRETYLELKKIVNRN